A region from the Pseudomonas promysalinigenes genome encodes:
- a CDS encoding XdhC family protein, whose translation MESIDLLVLRSAHDWLLAGERVLLATVARTWGSSPRPVGSMMALRGDGRVVGSVSGGCIEDDLIHRYTTAYRGEGMPSSPPQVVRYGVSADEAHRFGLPCGGTLELILEFDPALASLGQLLQLLEDGNLVRRALNLQSGQVQLTTSVPPEPFQFDGKMMGNPLGPGYRLLLIGAGVLAEYLATMALFNGFKVAVCDPRPEYMDGWNVAGVEKIVGMPDDVVRAFTPDLRSCIVGLSHDPKLDDLALLEALRSPAFYIGVIGSRRNNQLRRERLIEHFGETEASLQRLHGPIGIYIGSKTPAEIAVSVMAEILAAKNGITLPSAVDVSAAKRALEAQD comes from the coding sequence ATGGAAAGTATCGACTTGTTGGTGCTGCGTAGCGCACACGATTGGCTGCTGGCGGGCGAACGCGTACTGCTGGCCACCGTCGCCCGCACCTGGGGCTCATCGCCCCGGCCAGTAGGTTCGATGATGGCCTTGCGCGGCGACGGCCGGGTGGTGGGAAGCGTATCGGGTGGCTGCATCGAAGACGATCTCATCCACCGCTACACCACCGCCTACCGCGGCGAGGGTATGCCATCAAGCCCACCGCAGGTGGTGCGCTATGGTGTCAGCGCCGATGAAGCCCACCGCTTCGGCCTCCCCTGTGGCGGTACGCTGGAGTTGATCCTCGAATTCGACCCAGCGCTGGCAAGCCTGGGGCAACTGCTGCAGCTACTGGAGGATGGCAACCTGGTGCGCCGGGCGCTGAACCTGCAGAGCGGTCAGGTTCAATTGACCACCAGCGTGCCGCCTGAACCGTTCCAGTTCGACGGCAAAATGATGGGCAACCCCCTCGGGCCGGGGTATCGCCTACTGCTGATCGGTGCCGGGGTGCTGGCCGAATACCTGGCAACCATGGCGCTGTTCAATGGCTTCAAGGTGGCAGTCTGCGACCCTCGCCCCGAATACATGGACGGGTGGAATGTTGCAGGCGTGGAGAAGATCGTCGGCATGCCGGATGACGTAGTGCGCGCTTTTACCCCCGACCTGCGCAGTTGCATCGTGGGCCTAAGCCATGACCCCAAGCTCGACGACCTGGCACTGCTCGAGGCGTTGCGCAGCCCTGCATTTTACATTGGCGTGATAGGCTCACGGCGCAATAACCAATTGCGCCGTGAGCGCCTGATCGAGCATTTCGGCGAAACCGAAGCCTCACTGCAAAGGCTGCACGGGCCGATTGGCATCTATATCGGCAGCAAGACCCCTGCGGAGATTGCCGTCAGTGTCATGGCCGAAATCCTGGCGGCCAAGAACGGTATTACCTTGCCGAGCGCGGTCGATGTCAGCGCTGCCAAGCGGGCGCTTGAGGCTCAGGATTAA
- a CDS encoding DUF3053 domain-containing protein, whose product MNVSFRPTWLLALALPLALAACGDNEPKQRAAFSEFLQTRIIDKPGVHVPKLSADESKAFGPYSDHYAVITHFNSAMDDAVKPLGGLLQKGAVRSLDDITSRRDDIKAVQTGLNDMGSELQVQKAKADSAHAQLKQPEDLKVVYDKAYDRTVSVPADTFLQVLPQINGTLDSSLKVADYVEAHKAQIQINGPVVKVTDPTVQAQLNALLQDLTNQAKIVQQAQAQLKTVMLGR is encoded by the coding sequence ATGAACGTCTCGTTCCGCCCCACGTGGTTGCTTGCCCTCGCCCTGCCTCTCGCACTCGCTGCCTGCGGCGACAACGAACCCAAGCAACGCGCTGCCTTCAGCGAATTCCTGCAAACCCGCATCATCGACAAGCCCGGCGTTCACGTTCCCAAGCTCAGCGCCGATGAGTCGAAGGCGTTCGGCCCCTACAGCGACCACTACGCGGTCATTACCCACTTCAATAGCGCCATGGATGACGCCGTCAAGCCCCTTGGCGGCCTGCTGCAAAAAGGCGCGGTGCGTTCGCTAGACGATATCACCAGCCGCCGTGACGACATCAAAGCAGTACAGACTGGCCTTAACGACATGGGCAGCGAGCTGCAAGTGCAAAAAGCCAAGGCCGATAGCGCCCATGCTCAGCTCAAGCAGCCGGAAGATCTCAAAGTGGTCTACGACAAAGCGTATGACCGCACTGTCAGCGTGCCGGCCGATACCTTCCTCCAGGTGCTGCCGCAGATCAACGGCACCCTCGACAGTAGCCTGAAAGTGGCCGACTACGTCGAAGCTCATAAAGCACAGATCCAGATCAACGGGCCGGTCGTCAAGGTCACCGACCCTACAGTGCAGGCGCAACTCAACGCGTTGCTGCAGGACCTGACGAATCAGGCCAAAATCGTGCAGCAGGCTCAGGCGCAGCTCAAGACTGTAATGCTCGGTCGCTGA
- a CDS encoding response regulator transcription factor, with protein MIPVLLVDDDRELTEMLALYLAREGFQATAVATGEEGEARALSGHYRLVVLDVMLPGISGIEVLRRIRAQSQVPVLLLTARGDNIDRIAGLELGADDYVPKPSSPGELVARLRAILRRVHPQILAESQGAEAIGRGALTLWPARRKAQWGAKPLDLTGTEFSLLEALMRQAGQLVSKQDLSLNALGRPLTAYDRRIDVHISSIRQKLGPRVDGSSWIQSVRGMGYMLIVE; from the coding sequence ATGATTCCCGTACTGCTGGTCGATGACGACCGTGAACTAACCGAAATGCTTGCCCTTTACCTGGCGCGCGAGGGCTTTCAGGCCACGGCCGTGGCCACTGGCGAGGAGGGCGAGGCGCGTGCCTTGAGCGGGCACTATCGCCTAGTGGTGCTGGACGTGATGTTGCCAGGCATCTCAGGCATCGAAGTGCTACGGCGCATTCGTGCGCAGAGCCAAGTGCCGGTGCTGTTATTGACTGCACGTGGTGACAATATTGACCGTATCGCCGGGCTGGAGCTTGGCGCCGATGACTATGTTCCCAAGCCCAGCTCACCCGGTGAACTGGTGGCCCGCCTGCGGGCGATCCTGCGCAGAGTGCATCCGCAAATATTGGCCGAGAGTCAGGGCGCAGAGGCGATAGGCCGTGGCGCGCTGACCCTGTGGCCGGCCCGGCGCAAGGCGCAGTGGGGGGCGAAACCGCTGGACCTGACCGGTACAGAATTCAGTCTGCTCGAAGCCCTGATGCGCCAAGCGGGGCAGTTGGTGAGCAAGCAGGATTTGTCGCTCAACGCCTTGGGGCGGCCGCTGACCGCTTATGACCGGCGCATCGATGTGCATATCAGCAGCATCCGCCAGAAGCTCGGCCCGCGCGTCGATGGCAGCAGTTGGATCCAGAGCGTGCGCGGCATGGGTTACATGCTGATCGTTGAATGA
- a CDS encoding c-type cytochrome: protein MSHRRFARAAGWLAMPCLIAAGLLAWYVTREPASPFNTDQTQQFDPAQVSRGEYVARLSDCVACHSLPDSKPFAGGLAMATPLGTIHATNVTPDRETGIGNYSLADFDRAVRHGVAPGGRRLYPAMPYPSYAKLSDDDVQALYAFFMSGVQPAHQANLPSDIPWPLNMRWPIALWNGLFAAKSPYADKAGQDALWNRGAYIVQGPGHCGSCHTPRGLAFNEKALDEDGKPYLAGALLDGWYAPSLRSDPNTGLGRWSEAEIVQFLKTGRNRHAVVYGSMTEAFNNSTQFMHDEDLNAIARYLKSLPGDPERDGAPWQYQALSAATRLDDPGAHTYVTRCASCHGLDGKGQGQWMPPLAGATSALARENASAINITLNGSQRVVAAGIPDAYRMPAFREQLTDPQIAAVLSFARSAWGNNGGTVDAQAVSKLRGHTDPASSSPIILHMR from the coding sequence ATGAGCCATCGTCGTTTCGCCAGAGCCGCTGGCTGGCTGGCCATGCCGTGCTTGATCGCGGCCGGCCTGCTGGCCTGGTACGTGACCCGCGAACCAGCCAGCCCCTTCAACACCGACCAAACACAACAATTTGACCCCGCGCAGGTCAGCCGCGGCGAGTATGTCGCCAGGCTGAGCGATTGCGTCGCTTGCCACAGCCTGCCCGACAGCAAGCCGTTTGCCGGTGGTTTGGCCATGGCCACGCCCTTGGGTACCATCCATGCGACCAATGTCACCCCTGACCGCGAGACTGGCATCGGCAATTACAGCCTGGCTGATTTCGATCGCGCCGTACGCCATGGGGTGGCGCCCGGCGGTCGTCGGTTGTATCCCGCCATGCCCTACCCCTCTTACGCCAAACTCAGCGATGACGATGTGCAGGCGCTGTACGCCTTCTTCATGAGTGGTGTGCAGCCAGCTCATCAGGCAAACCTGCCAAGCGATATCCCTTGGCCGTTGAATATGCGCTGGCCCATTGCCTTGTGGAATGGGCTGTTCGCCGCCAAGTCCCCTTACGCCGATAAGGCCGGGCAGGATGCGTTGTGGAACCGCGGCGCCTACATCGTTCAGGGCCCGGGCCATTGCGGCAGCTGTCACACCCCGCGCGGCCTTGCGTTCAATGAAAAAGCGCTCGATGAAGACGGTAAACCCTACCTGGCCGGCGCCCTGCTCGATGGCTGGTACGCCCCCAGCCTTCGCAGCGACCCCAACACCGGCCTTGGCCGTTGGAGCGAGGCTGAAATCGTCCAGTTCCTCAAGACAGGCCGCAATCGGCATGCGGTCGTCTACGGGTCCATGACCGAAGCGTTCAACAACTCCACCCAGTTCATGCACGATGAAGACCTGAACGCTATTGCTCGCTACCTCAAATCCCTGCCCGGCGACCCTGAACGAGACGGTGCGCCTTGGCAGTATCAAGCGTTGTCGGCAGCCACACGGTTGGACGACCCCGGCGCGCACACTTACGTGACCCGTTGCGCCAGCTGCCATGGCCTCGATGGCAAGGGTCAGGGGCAATGGATGCCACCGCTGGCCGGTGCCACTTCGGCGTTGGCCCGCGAAAACGCCTCGGCGATCAACATTACCCTCAACGGCTCGCAGCGCGTAGTCGCCGCCGGAATACCGGATGCTTACCGCATGCCCGCCTTCCGCGAACAGTTGACGGACCCGCAGATCGCGGCGGTGCTGAGTTTCGCGCGCAGCGCCTGGGGCAATAACGGTGGCACGGTGGACGCGCAGGCAGTGAGCAAGCTACGTGGGCACACCGACCCGGCCAGCAGCAGCCCGATCATTCTGCACATGCGTTGA
- a CDS encoding HAMP domain-containing sensor histidine kinase — protein MIRRRLFWKLFLAFWLANSLTFLVGAGAFMLDELRGDTPGLRSMLATELNLLHRYGEQAGRQYLQVSPQPPEVQVGLYDGTGHLLAGRAVQTPRFERALLDEGGRALVLRASVPARLNEAPPPRAMGPLLTGTLMSALFAFLCSLYLTRPLAWLREAMGQVAQGRFDVRIRPRLGRRRDEIVELAEDCDRMTGQLKALVEAQQQLLHDISHELRSPLTRLHVAIGLLRQQPERTQMLGRIERESRRMDDLIEQLLTLARVQSQQTSSEHGQLDVVELLAQIVEDARFEASMKQAQVTLQGASAFVTKGHEELLYRAFENVIRNAMRYTAAGSEVRVEALLIGAGDQLQVLIVDQGPGVEASRLQRIFEPFDRGGQQGGDGFGLGLAIARRAVELHAGAITANLGERGGLSVAIMLPRLD, from the coding sequence ATGATACGCCGGCGCCTGTTCTGGAAGCTGTTCTTGGCATTCTGGCTGGCCAACAGCCTGACTTTCCTGGTCGGTGCCGGTGCCTTCATGCTCGACGAGTTGCGCGGTGACACCCCAGGGTTGCGCTCAATGCTGGCCACCGAGCTGAACCTGCTACACCGCTACGGCGAACAGGCTGGCCGTCAATACTTGCAGGTTTCACCTCAGCCTCCAGAGGTGCAGGTCGGCTTGTATGACGGCACCGGCCACCTGCTGGCCGGGCGTGCCGTGCAAACGCCGCGTTTTGAAAGGGCGCTGCTCGACGAAGGCGGGCGAGCCTTGGTGCTGCGCGCCTCGGTACCCGCCCGCCTGAACGAGGCGCCACCTCCGCGCGCGATGGGGCCATTGCTGACCGGAACGCTGATGAGTGCTCTGTTCGCCTTTTTGTGCAGTCTTTATCTGACCCGACCGTTGGCCTGGCTGCGTGAGGCCATGGGCCAGGTTGCCCAAGGCCGGTTCGATGTACGTATACGCCCGCGTCTGGGACGGCGCCGCGATGAGATCGTCGAGCTGGCCGAAGACTGTGACCGCATGACTGGGCAGCTCAAAGCGTTGGTCGAGGCGCAGCAGCAACTGCTTCACGATATCTCCCACGAACTGCGCTCGCCTTTGACTCGCTTGCACGTTGCCATCGGGCTGCTGCGCCAGCAGCCTGAGCGCACGCAGATGCTTGGGCGCATCGAGCGCGAATCGCGGCGCATGGATGACTTGATCGAGCAACTATTGACCTTGGCGAGGGTGCAGTCGCAACAGACCAGCAGCGAGCATGGACAGCTGGATGTCGTCGAGTTGCTGGCTCAGATCGTCGAAGATGCCCGCTTCGAAGCCAGTATGAAACAGGCGCAGGTCACCCTGCAGGGGGCCAGCGCATTCGTCACCAAAGGGCATGAAGAACTGCTGTATCGTGCTTTCGAGAACGTGATCCGTAACGCCATGCGCTATACCGCAGCGGGCAGTGAAGTGCGGGTCGAGGCCTTGCTGATCGGCGCTGGCGACCAGCTGCAGGTACTGATCGTTGACCAGGGGCCGGGGGTAGAAGCATCACGCCTGCAGCGCATTTTCGAACCGTTCGACCGCGGCGGGCAGCAGGGTGGCGATGGCTTCGGCCTGGGGTTAGCCATCGCTCGCCGCGCCGTCGAGCTGCACGCAGGCGCTATCACTGCAAATCTGGGCGAGCGTGGCGGCTTGAGTGTGGCGATCATGCTGCCACGCCTGGATTGA
- a CDS encoding amidohydrolase family protein — translation MNIYDEPKIDCHNHLFDPSNFPYHPQAPYAPAGQEVATLTQFNQVLDAYGVRHALLVGPNSGYHTDNALLLHALATGHGRFKGIAVVERQIGLDALAALQHQGVVGVAFNPALNGVASMADAEPLFGKLAELGMFAQVQVCQDQLLGLQQLIERSSVRLLIDHCGRPDAAMGLQQAGFQALLGLADSGRAWVKLSGVQKFAEADDLYRQSHDYIRALLERFGPHACVWGSDWPFIRQHARVDYGPLLKLAERLMPDAQVRRQVMWDTPQRLFGFC, via the coding sequence TTGAACATCTACGACGAACCGAAGATCGACTGCCATAACCATTTGTTCGACCCCTCAAACTTTCCATACCACCCCCAGGCCCCTTACGCACCGGCTGGCCAGGAGGTGGCAACCCTAACCCAGTTCAACCAGGTGCTCGACGCGTATGGCGTGCGCCATGCGTTGCTGGTGGGGCCCAACAGTGGCTACCACACCGACAACGCACTGTTGCTGCACGCCCTGGCAACAGGCCACGGACGCTTCAAGGGCATTGCGGTAGTCGAGCGGCAAATCGGACTGGACGCCTTGGCCGCGCTGCAGCACCAGGGCGTGGTCGGGGTGGCCTTCAACCCAGCATTGAACGGCGTAGCCAGCATGGCCGATGCCGAGCCCTTGTTCGGTAAGCTGGCCGAGTTGGGTATGTTTGCTCAGGTACAGGTGTGCCAAGACCAACTGCTGGGATTACAGCAGCTGATAGAACGCTCTTCGGTTCGTCTGTTGATCGACCACTGCGGCCGGCCAGATGCCGCCATGGGGCTGCAGCAGGCTGGTTTCCAGGCATTGCTGGGGCTTGCCGACAGCGGCAGAGCTTGGGTGAAGCTCTCCGGCGTGCAGAAGTTCGCCGAAGCCGATGACCTGTATCGGCAGAGCCACGATTACATCCGTGCGCTACTCGAGCGATTTGGCCCGCACGCCTGTGTTTGGGGCTCGGACTGGCCCTTCATACGCCAGCACGCGCGGGTGGATTACGGGCCGCTGCTCAAGCTTGCAGAGCGATTGATGCCCGATGCCCAGGTACGTCGCCAGGTCATGTGGGACACCCCGCAGCGGCTGTTTGGCTTTTGCTGA
- a CDS encoding xanthine dehydrogenase family protein molybdopterin-binding subunit — protein MNTPIDHGAVLMELQKGETVNLSRRRFLAGTAVGALVLGFGLPLGSARVQAATPATAERGTQVPAFLEIRPDGKVRLLSPFMEGGQGPFTAMAQIVGEELDVDPVNFLVESAPPGEAYVVMENGMRITGGSMSVRMSYPTMRRLGALGRAMLLQAAAEQWRVPVDELTTEPGKVVHANSGRSLAYGELAGRAMDLPVPDPGSVKLRDPSQFRWIGKPVPRLDAYDKSTGKAQYCIDIKVDGMLHAAVQHAPRLGMTVGSLRNEAQVQGMKGVHSVHQLPGAVAVVAERWWHAKRAVEAIQVDWKEPEADSQVRAMPADFSSDGWREHLANAQGPARDDEHEGDVESALANAKTTVQASYQNQYLNHAQLEPPSAIARFNPDGTLEVWLPNQAPDMFRDDIAKRTGLDAAQITLHSPLLGGFFGRHFLYDSANPYPQAIALAKAVNRPVKLIWSREEEFLRDVLRPVAVVKFRAALDADGLPVALEAISATEGPTEALAGKQGEKVDPTAVEGLSGKAYAIANKRVAQIYVKGPAMLGYWRSVGNSLNDFFYESFLDELADKGGKDPYELRLHLLRDNQRLTNLLHAVAELSGGWKRGPFTAEDGSRRARGIAMASPFGSQAAAIAEVSIENGQVKVHDIWQAIDPGSIVNPSIIEHQVNSAVALGLSQTLVEEAVFIDGKPRARNYDLYPILPPSRMARVHVRIVESGAKMGGIGEPPLPAVAPAVANAVAQLTGQRVRSLPLSRHTFS, from the coding sequence ATGAATACTCCCATCGATCATGGCGCAGTGCTAATGGAGTTGCAAAAGGGCGAAACCGTCAATCTGTCGCGTCGTCGCTTCCTGGCCGGCACAGCGGTGGGTGCACTGGTGCTAGGTTTTGGCCTACCACTGGGGTCGGCTCGGGTACAGGCAGCGACGCCAGCCACAGCAGAACGCGGCACCCAGGTTCCGGCGTTTCTGGAAATCCGCCCTGATGGCAAGGTGCGCCTGCTCAGCCCATTCATGGAAGGCGGTCAGGGCCCGTTCACGGCCATGGCGCAGATTGTTGGCGAGGAACTGGACGTTGACCCTGTCAATTTCCTGGTCGAGAGCGCCCCGCCTGGTGAAGCCTATGTGGTGATGGAAAATGGCATGCGCATCACGGGCGGTAGCATGTCGGTGCGCATGAGCTACCCGACCATGCGCCGGCTCGGCGCTCTTGGCCGGGCCATGCTGCTACAGGCCGCCGCCGAGCAATGGCGCGTGCCAGTCGATGAGCTGACCACCGAGCCTGGCAAGGTCGTGCACGCAAACTCCGGTCGCTCACTGGCGTACGGTGAACTGGCCGGCCGCGCCATGGACCTGCCGGTTCCGGATCCAGGCAGCGTCAAACTGCGCGACCCCAGCCAGTTCCGCTGGATCGGCAAACCAGTACCGCGCTTGGATGCCTACGACAAATCCACGGGCAAGGCCCAGTACTGCATCGATATCAAGGTCGATGGCATGCTGCATGCCGCCGTGCAGCATGCGCCGCGCCTGGGCATGACCGTGGGCAGCCTACGCAATGAGGCGCAGGTTCAGGGCATGAAAGGGGTGCATTCGGTGCACCAGCTGCCAGGGGCGGTAGCCGTGGTGGCCGAGCGCTGGTGGCATGCCAAGCGCGCCGTCGAGGCGATTCAGGTGGACTGGAAAGAGCCTGAGGCCGACAGCCAGGTGCGGGCAATGCCGGCAGACTTCTCAAGCGATGGCTGGCGGGAGCACTTGGCCAATGCGCAAGGCCCGGCCCGCGACGATGAACATGAAGGGGACGTTGAAAGTGCCTTGGCCAATGCCAAGACCACGGTCCAAGCCAGCTACCAGAACCAGTACCTCAACCATGCCCAGCTCGAGCCGCCGTCCGCCATCGCTCGCTTCAACCCTGATGGGACCCTCGAGGTGTGGCTGCCTAACCAGGCCCCGGACATGTTCCGCGATGACATCGCCAAGCGCACCGGCCTGGACGCGGCTCAAATCACCTTGCACTCGCCGCTGCTCGGTGGCTTCTTCGGTCGCCATTTCCTCTACGATTCGGCCAATCCCTATCCACAAGCCATTGCCCTGGCCAAAGCGGTCAATCGCCCGGTCAAGCTGATATGGAGCCGTGAGGAAGAGTTCTTGCGCGACGTGCTGCGCCCGGTGGCGGTGGTCAAGTTCCGTGCAGCGCTGGATGCCGACGGGCTACCGGTAGCCCTCGAAGCGATCAGCGCCACCGAAGGGCCCACCGAAGCCCTCGCGGGCAAACAAGGCGAGAAGGTCGACCCCACTGCTGTAGAGGGGCTTTCGGGCAAAGCCTACGCCATCGCCAACAAGCGGGTCGCCCAGATCTATGTGAAAGGCCCAGCAATGCTCGGTTACTGGCGCTCGGTGGGCAACTCGTTGAACGACTTCTTCTACGAATCATTCCTCGACGAATTGGCCGACAAGGGCGGAAAGGATCCTTACGAACTTCGCCTGCACTTGTTGCGTGACAATCAGCGCCTGACCAACCTGCTGCACGCGGTGGCCGAACTGTCCGGAGGCTGGAAGCGCGGGCCATTCACCGCTGAGGACGGCAGCAGGCGCGCCCGTGGCATTGCCATGGCTTCACCGTTTGGCTCGCAAGCGGCGGCCATCGCTGAGGTGTCCATCGAAAACGGTCAGGTCAAGGTGCATGACATATGGCAGGCAATTGACCCCGGCAGCATAGTCAACCCCTCGATCATCGAGCACCAGGTCAACAGTGCAGTGGCACTGGGGCTGTCGCAGACGCTGGTGGAGGAAGCGGTCTTCATCGATGGCAAGCCCCGTGCTCGCAACTACGACTTGTACCCAATCCTGCCACCCTCGCGTATGGCTCGGGTGCATGTACGTATCGTCGAGAGCGGAGCAAAGATGGGTGGCATCGGTGAGCCGCCGTTGCCGGCAGTGGCGCCTGCCGTGGCCAATGCCGTGGCGCAGTTGACCGGCCAACGGGTGCGTAGCCTGCCCTTGAGCCGCCATACCTTCAGCTGA
- a CDS encoding PAS domain-containing protein yields MKLRAKLLWLLVPPLLLVLLLIYFAAQSMLLAPQDKQDERLLVAEAERLRALLGSTFERDANRLRQWAQALPGAVPAAFPLDAATLGRSGFDFIGYFANGMRRQSWRPLDLTTLERPSGVRPFSLQALHEGAEQQLVRLLQAQDVAPPAQLLAVFRVPLIIVAVDTARSGERAGGVLLAGTFMDRKRITMLQQQLAGELAWLPVTSEQQRPALQTELMSIGNRKVVDGRHQSIDLLFHDSLGEPQLRLQLTRERHLYLEGEQQLTIFLGVTFGLLCLAWLLIYLALNVNLLRRIARLHRELLAVGGSAVGRRLTDDSVDELGTLAREANRVLDRLEQNEARDRVILQAMRDGYFELDELARIASVNPAFCTLLGYPAVQMLGRSFASLQAPQPSSPDIASVIAETEPGASVWTALRCADGSIGQFEMQIFRRHSAAGRLIGYRGVLHTIS; encoded by the coding sequence ATGAAGCTACGCGCTAAACTGCTCTGGCTGTTAGTCCCGCCGCTGCTGCTGGTGTTGCTGCTCATCTACTTCGCAGCCCAGAGCATGCTGCTGGCGCCCCAGGACAAACAGGACGAACGCCTGCTGGTTGCCGAAGCCGAACGCCTGCGGGCGTTGCTAGGCAGTACTTTCGAGCGTGACGCCAACCGCCTGCGGCAATGGGCCCAGGCGCTACCGGGGGCCGTACCAGCGGCCTTCCCCCTGGATGCTGCCACGTTGGGCCGCAGCGGTTTCGACTTCATCGGCTATTTTGCCAATGGCATGCGCCGGCAGAGTTGGCGGCCGCTTGACCTCACGACGCTGGAACGCCCCTCTGGCGTTCGACCCTTCAGCTTGCAGGCGCTGCATGAAGGCGCTGAGCAGCAATTGGTGCGTCTGCTCCAGGCCCAGGATGTGGCGCCGCCTGCGCAATTACTGGCAGTGTTCAGGGTGCCGCTGATCATCGTGGCAGTCGATACCGCTCGCAGCGGCGAACGGGCCGGCGGTGTACTGCTGGCCGGCACCTTCATGGACCGCAAGCGAATCACCATGCTGCAGCAACAATTGGCCGGCGAGCTGGCCTGGCTGCCTGTGACCAGCGAGCAGCAGCGGCCAGCGCTTCAGACTGAATTGATGAGCATCGGTAATCGCAAGGTAGTCGATGGCCGCCATCAGAGTATCGACCTGCTGTTTCATGACAGCCTGGGTGAGCCGCAACTGCGGCTGCAATTGACCCGTGAACGCCACCTTTATCTGGAGGGCGAGCAGCAGCTAACTATCTTTCTCGGCGTAACATTTGGGCTTCTCTGCCTGGCATGGCTATTGATCTACCTTGCACTGAACGTGAATCTACTGCGACGCATTGCGCGCTTGCATCGCGAACTGCTCGCCGTGGGTGGGTCAGCGGTCGGGCGACGCCTGACAGATGACAGCGTTGACGAATTGGGCACCCTGGCACGCGAAGCGAACCGTGTGCTCGACCGCCTTGAGCAAAACGAAGCCCGCGACCGTGTGATTCTCCAAGCAATGCGAGACGGCTATTTCGAGCTTGACGAGCTGGCCAGGATTGCGTCAGTAAACCCGGCGTTCTGCACGTTGCTTGGTTACCCGGCGGTTCAGATGCTTGGGCGCTCCTTCGCTTCACTGCAAGCGCCGCAGCCTTCAAGCCCTGATATAGCCTCGGTAATCGCTGAAACCGAGCCCGGGGCGTCAGTCTGGACTGCACTACGCTGCGCCGATGGCAGCATTGGCCAGTTCGAAATGCAGATTTTCAGGCGCCACAGCGCCGCAGGGCGCCTGATCGGCTATCGCGGCGTTCTTCATACAATCAGCTAG